Proteins from one Oryza sativa Japonica Group chromosome 12, ASM3414082v1 genomic window:
- the LOC4352587 gene encoding cleavage stimulation factor subunit 77 produces MDIYNVEAAEILANEAQLLPIGEAAPIYEKLLSTFPTAAKYWKQYVEAYMSAKDDEATKQIFSRCLLSCLQINLWRCYINFIRRVNDKRGSDGLEETKKAFDFMLNYVGNDVASGPVWMDYIAFLKSMPVVTPQEESHRMTTVRKVYQKAILVPTNHVEQLWKDYENFENSVSRTLAKGLLSEYQPKFNSAKAVYRERKKYIDDIDWNMLAVPPTGSYKEEQQCMAWKRLLAFEKGNPQRIDATTANRRVTFTFEQCLMYLYHHPDIWYDYAMWHAKNGSVDSAIKIFQRAVKALPDSGVLKYAFAELEESRGAIQPAKAIYESLIAENAGMTSLAHIQFIRFLRRTEGIEAARKYFLDARKLPGCTYHVYVAYATMAFCLDKDAKVAQSVFEAGLKRFMHEPGYILEYADFLCRLNDDRNVRALFERALSLLPPEESIEVWKRFAQFEQTYGDLSSMLKVEQRRKEALSRTSEDALSALENTLYDVVSRYSYMDLWPCSTKELDYLSRHEWLAKNIANRGDKSVVLTGGATLGDIRVGSNKKSFPQSSKVVRPEISRMVIYDPRQMKGPDFSTTASGYTKEIDEILKRLSPQMMSFITNLPAIEGPSPDMDIVLSVLMQSTLPVGDKPGSQVPGPATSDLSGPGKSGLNQNGSIHRPPRDGQPTKRKNSERGRAQEEDDTSTTVQSRAMPRDIFRLRQIQRNRGLGPSQSGSAALSSGSVFSGDQSASSG; encoded by the exons ATGGACATCTACAATGTCGAGGCCGCCGAGATCCTCGCCAACGAGGCCCAG CTGCTCCCAATCGGCGAGGCCGCTCCCATCTACGAGAAGCTGCTGTCAACTTTCCCCACTGCC GCGAAGTACTGGAAGCAGTATGTCGAAGCTTACATGTCCGCGAAGGATGATGAGGCCACCAAGCAGATATTCAGCAGATGCTTGCTCAGTTGCCTTCAGATTAATCTCTG GCGTTGTTACATCAACTTTATCAGGAGAGTGAACGATAAAAGGGGTTCTGATGGTTTGGAAGAGACCAAAAAGGCTTTTGATTTCATGCTGAACTATGTTG GCAATGATGTTGCTTCTGGCCCTGTTTGGATGGATTATATTGCTTTCTTGAAGTCAATGCCG GTTGTGACACCGCAGGAAGAATCACATCGTATGACTACTGTACGGAAAGTATATCAGAAGGCAATTTTAGTTCCAACTAATCATGTGGAGCagctatggaaggattatgaGAATTTTGAGAATTCTGTTAGCCGCACCTTG GCAAAAGGTTTGTTATCGGAGTATCAGCCAAAGTTTAACAGTGCCAAAGCAGTATATAGAGAGCGTAAGAAATACATTGATGATATTGATTGGAACATGCTGGCAGTTCCCCCCACAGGCTCCTACAAG GAAGAGCAACAGTGTATGGCATGGAAAAGACTTTTGGCATTTGAAAA GGGGAACCCTCAGAGGATTGATGCTACAACTGCTAATAGGCGTGTTACCTTTACATTTGAACAA tGTTTGATGTATCTATACCATCATCCTGATATATGGTATGATTATGCCATGTGGCATGCCAAGAATGGTTCTGTGGATTCTGCAATTAAAATATTTCAACGTGCTGTAAAGGCACTCCCTG ATTCAGGAGTACTAAAGTATGCCTTTGCTGAACTGGAAGAGTCTAGAGGAGCAATTCAG CCTGCTAAAGCAATATATGAGTCTCTTATAGCTGAGAATGCGGGAATGACTTCACTTGCACATATTCAG TTTATTCGATTTCTAAGGAGAACTGAAGGCATTGAAGCAGCTCGTAAGTACTTTCTGGATGCTCGGAAATTGCCAGGCTGCACTTATCATGTCTATGTTGCTTACGCTACAATGGCATTTTGCCTTGACAAGGATGCAAAG GTAGCCCAAAGTGTTTTTGAAGCTGGTTTAAAGCGATTTATGCATGAGCCAGGATATATCCTTGA ATATGCAGACTTCCTGTGTCGCTTAAATGACGACAGAAATGTGCGTGCTTTGTTTGAGCGAGCTCTGAGCTTACTTCCTCCTGAAGAATCTATAGAG GTGTGGAAACGATTTGCTCAATTTGAGCAAACATACGGGGATTTGTCAAGCATGTTAAAG GTGGAACAAAGAAGGAAGGAGGCTTTATCTAGGACATCCGAAGACGCCTTATCTGCCTTGGAAAACACACTTTATGACGTTGTTTCTCGATACAGCTATATGGATCTTTGGCCATGCTCAACCAAAGAATTGGATTATCTATCAAGACATGAG TGGCTTGCAAAAAACATTGCTAATAGGGGTGACAAATCAGTTGTGCTAACTGGCGGTGCTACTTTAG GTGATATCCGAGTTGGTTCCAATAAAAAGTCGTTCCCACAATCTTCAAAGGTTGTTCGTCCTGAGATTTCTCGAATGGTTATCTATGATCCTAGACAGATGAAAG GCCCAGACTTCTCAACCACAGCCAGTGGGTATACAAAGGAGATTGATGAAATATTGAAAAGACTTTCTCCACAGATGATGTCTTTCATCACAAATTTGCCTGCTATTGAAG GGCCATCACCAGATATGGATATTGTGCTAAGCGTGCTGATGCAGAGTACATTGCCAGTGGGAGACAAACCAGGTTCGCAAGTTCCTGGTCCTGCCACGAGTGACCTCTCAGGTCCTGGCAAATCAGGATTGAACCAGAATGGATCCATCCATAGACCTCCAAGAGACGGGCAACCCACGAAGCGGAAGAACTCTGAAA GGGGGCGAGCACAAGAGGAGGATGATACGTCGACAACAGTGCAGAGCCGAGCAATGCCGCGGGACATATTCAGGCTTAGGCAGATCCAGAGGAACCGCGGGTTGGGCCCTTCCCAGTCAGGATCAGCGGCACTGTCCAGTGGAAGTGTGTTCTCTGGAGATCAGTCAGCCAGCTCAGGCTAG
- the LOC4352588 gene encoding protein rough sheath 2 homolog codes for MQPPPMRERQRWRPEEDAILLAYVRQYGPREWSLVSQRMNRPLHRDAKSCLERWKNYLRPGIKKGSLTDDEQRLVIRLQAKHGNKWKKIAAEVPGRTAKRLGKWWEVFKEKQQRELRDRDRRRLPPPLDGDERGCAGGRYDWLLEDFADKLVNDHHRRMMAAPILPPWMSSSPSSSSSPSVTLSLASAAVAPAPAAPPPTWGGGGGGEVVVAELMECCREMEEGQRAWAAHRKEAAWRMKRVEMQLETERACRRREATEEFEAKMRALREEQAAAVERVEAEYREKMAGLRRDAEAKEQKMAEQWAAKHARLAKFLDQVAACRRWPPVEINGGGGGGPGGGR; via the exons atgcagccgccgccgatgagggagaggcagcggtggcggcctgAGGAAGACGCCATCCTCCTCGCCTACGTCCGCCAGTATGGGCCCCGGGAGTGGAGCCTCGTGTCCCAGCGGATGAACCGCCCCCTCCACCGCGACGCCAAGTCCTGCCTCGAGCGCTGGAAGAACTACCTCCGCCCGGGGATCAAGAAAGGTTCGCTCACCGACGACGAGCAGCGCCTCGTCATCCgcctccaggccaagcacggcAACAAGTGGAAGAAGATCGCCGCCGAGGTCCCCGGCCGGACGGCGAAGCGGCTGGGCAAGTGGTGGGAGGTGTTCAAGGAGAAGCAGCAGCGGGAGCTCCGGGATCGGGATCGCCGGCgactcccgccgccgctggacGGCGACGAGCGCGGCTGCGCCGGCGGGCGATACGACTGGCTCCTCGAGGACTTCGCCGACAAGCTCGTCAACGACCACCACCGCCGAATGATGGCTGCCCCGATCCTCCCGCCGTggatgtcgtcgtcgccgtcgtcttcttcctcgccgTCGGTGACGCTTAGcctcgcgtcggcggcggtggcgccggcgcctgcggcgccgccgccgacgtggggtggtggtggaggaggggaggtggtggtggcggagttGATGGAGTGTTGCAG GGAGATGGAGGAAGGGCAGAGGGCGTGGGCGGCGCACAGGAAGGAGGCGGCGTGGAGGATGAAGAGGGTGGAGATGCAGCTGGAGACGGAGagggcgtgccggcggcgggaggcgacgGAGGAGTTCGAGGCGAAGATGAGGGCGCTGAGGGAGGAGCAGGCAGCTGCGGTGGAGCGGGTGGAGGCGGAGTACCGGGAGAAGATGgccggcctccgccgcgacGCGGAGGCCAAGGAGCAGAAGATGGCGGAGCAGTGGGCGGCCAAGCACGCCCGCCTCGCCAAGTTCCTCGACCAggtcgccgcctgccgccgctggCCGCCCGTAGAgatcaacggcggcggcggcggcggccccggcggcggccggtga
- the LOC4352587 gene encoding cleavage stimulation factor subunit 77 isoform X1 translates to MDIYNVEAAEILANEAQLLPIGEAAPIYEKLLSTFPTAAKYWKQYVEAYMSAKDDEATKQIFSRCLLSCLQINLWRCYINFIRRVNDKRGSDGLEETKKAFDFMLNYVGNDVASGPVWMDYIAFLKSMPVVTPQEESHRMTTVRKVYQKAILVPTNHVEQLWKDYENFENSVSRTLAKGLLSEYQPKFNSAKAVYRERKKYIDDIDWNMLAVPPTGSYKEEQQCMAWKRLLAFEKGNPQRIDATTANRRVTFTFEQCLMYLYHHPDIWYDYAMWHAKNGSVDSAIKIFQRAVKALPDSGVLKYAFAELEESRGAIQPAKAIYESLIAENAGMTSLAHIQFIRFLRRTEGIEAARKYFLDARKLPGCTYHVYVAYATMAFCLDKDAKVAQSVFEAGLKRFMHEPGYILEYADFLCRLNDDRNVRALFERALSLLPPEESIEVWKRFAQFEQTYGDLSSMLKVEQRRKEALSRTSEDALSALENTLYDVVSRYSYMDLWPCSTKELDYLSRHEWLAKNIANRGDKSVVLTGGATLDKGDIRVGSNKKSFPQSSKVVRPEISRMVIYDPRQMKGPDFSTTASGYTKEIDEILKRLSPQMMSFITNLPAIEGPSPDMDIVLSVLMQSTLPVGDKPGSQVPGPATSDLSGPGKSGLNQNGSIHRPPRDGQPTKRKNSERGRAQEEDDTSTTVQSRAMPRDIFRLRQIQRNRGLGPSQSGSAALSSGSVFSGDQSASSG, encoded by the exons ATGGACATCTACAATGTCGAGGCCGCCGAGATCCTCGCCAACGAGGCCCAG CTGCTCCCAATCGGCGAGGCCGCTCCCATCTACGAGAAGCTGCTGTCAACTTTCCCCACTGCC GCGAAGTACTGGAAGCAGTATGTCGAAGCTTACATGTCCGCGAAGGATGATGAGGCCACCAAGCAGATATTCAGCAGATGCTTGCTCAGTTGCCTTCAGATTAATCTCTG GCGTTGTTACATCAACTTTATCAGGAGAGTGAACGATAAAAGGGGTTCTGATGGTTTGGAAGAGACCAAAAAGGCTTTTGATTTCATGCTGAACTATGTTG GCAATGATGTTGCTTCTGGCCCTGTTTGGATGGATTATATTGCTTTCTTGAAGTCAATGCCG GTTGTGACACCGCAGGAAGAATCACATCGTATGACTACTGTACGGAAAGTATATCAGAAGGCAATTTTAGTTCCAACTAATCATGTGGAGCagctatggaaggattatgaGAATTTTGAGAATTCTGTTAGCCGCACCTTG GCAAAAGGTTTGTTATCGGAGTATCAGCCAAAGTTTAACAGTGCCAAAGCAGTATATAGAGAGCGTAAGAAATACATTGATGATATTGATTGGAACATGCTGGCAGTTCCCCCCACAGGCTCCTACAAG GAAGAGCAACAGTGTATGGCATGGAAAAGACTTTTGGCATTTGAAAA GGGGAACCCTCAGAGGATTGATGCTACAACTGCTAATAGGCGTGTTACCTTTACATTTGAACAA tGTTTGATGTATCTATACCATCATCCTGATATATGGTATGATTATGCCATGTGGCATGCCAAGAATGGTTCTGTGGATTCTGCAATTAAAATATTTCAACGTGCTGTAAAGGCACTCCCTG ATTCAGGAGTACTAAAGTATGCCTTTGCTGAACTGGAAGAGTCTAGAGGAGCAATTCAG CCTGCTAAAGCAATATATGAGTCTCTTATAGCTGAGAATGCGGGAATGACTTCACTTGCACATATTCAG TTTATTCGATTTCTAAGGAGAACTGAAGGCATTGAAGCAGCTCGTAAGTACTTTCTGGATGCTCGGAAATTGCCAGGCTGCACTTATCATGTCTATGTTGCTTACGCTACAATGGCATTTTGCCTTGACAAGGATGCAAAG GTAGCCCAAAGTGTTTTTGAAGCTGGTTTAAAGCGATTTATGCATGAGCCAGGATATATCCTTGA ATATGCAGACTTCCTGTGTCGCTTAAATGACGACAGAAATGTGCGTGCTTTGTTTGAGCGAGCTCTGAGCTTACTTCCTCCTGAAGAATCTATAGAG GTGTGGAAACGATTTGCTCAATTTGAGCAAACATACGGGGATTTGTCAAGCATGTTAAAG GTGGAACAAAGAAGGAAGGAGGCTTTATCTAGGACATCCGAAGACGCCTTATCTGCCTTGGAAAACACACTTTATGACGTTGTTTCTCGATACAGCTATATGGATCTTTGGCCATGCTCAACCAAAGAATTGGATTATCTATCAAGACATGAG TGGCTTGCAAAAAACATTGCTAATAGGGGTGACAAATCAGTTGTGCTAACTGGCGGTGCTACTTTAG ATAAAGGTGATATCCGAGTTGGTTCCAATAAAAAGTCGTTCCCACAATCTTCAAAGGTTGTTCGTCCTGAGATTTCTCGAATGGTTATCTATGATCCTAGACAGATGAAAG GCCCAGACTTCTCAACCACAGCCAGTGGGTATACAAAGGAGATTGATGAAATATTGAAAAGACTTTCTCCACAGATGATGTCTTTCATCACAAATTTGCCTGCTATTGAAG GGCCATCACCAGATATGGATATTGTGCTAAGCGTGCTGATGCAGAGTACATTGCCAGTGGGAGACAAACCAGGTTCGCAAGTTCCTGGTCCTGCCACGAGTGACCTCTCAGGTCCTGGCAAATCAGGATTGAACCAGAATGGATCCATCCATAGACCTCCAAGAGACGGGCAACCCACGAAGCGGAAGAACTCTGAAA GGGGGCGAGCACAAGAGGAGGATGATACGTCGACAACAGTGCAGAGCCGAGCAATGCCGCGGGACATATTCAGGCTTAGGCAGATCCAGAGGAACCGCGGGTTGGGCCCTTCCCAGTCAGGATCAGCGGCACTGTCCAGTGGAAGTGTGTTCTCTGGAGATCAGTCAGCCAGCTCAGGCTAG